One Sulfurimonas sp. genomic region harbors:
- a CDS encoding lipopolysaccharide biosynthesis protein gives MSQYLYNFANRIINSVSVIVFALILGNLLVQEEVGIYAVFVMSSAYGVAILGIQVNVALMQKLNDIQNEKVKEQYYTAGLVTTLFFGILIIAIFNIFSTPMSGLFKLEDIQIIFYSSILAFLIILRSYITHILQSLLENKYIFYSAVLAFIVTIISFFITYFSGYKLEGAIYAIYAGHTVFILTGFIKISKIYKIKLDNKFYHYIKSILSFSTVVYFVSLAAFLDNNIDLLLVNYFLTKEDVAVYNYAIKIAALFLLVGASISNVSFPKVAALYSKNEMEKISVLMEKILKTNFFIVMILSILFLSVSKDIVDFILPPEYNKINDLLYLLVPGIVLFAGFFSIKFLFNAIKMPSLGLIVDWGAFFINLILSLLLIPIFGLIGAAASTITSFIFRPMMLIYLINKKTKISYNIKYLYLILPLYFLFTFFIFLFDNNVTIKVLIAITFICILTFIIKPYNYLNYKFKGNHD, from the coding sequence TTGTCGCAATATTTATATAATTTTGCAAACAGAATTATAAATAGCGTATCGGTTATAGTTTTTGCTTTAATTCTTGGAAACTTATTAGTACAAGAAGAAGTTGGTATCTATGCAGTTTTTGTTATGTCATCTGCATACGGAGTTGCAATTTTAGGAATTCAAGTAAATGTTGCGCTTATGCAAAAACTAAACGACATACAAAACGAAAAAGTTAAAGAACAGTATTATACTGCCGGTTTGGTTACTACTTTGTTTTTTGGTATTTTAATTATAGCTATATTTAATATTTTTAGTACACCGATGAGTGGTTTGTTTAAACTTGAAGATATTCAAATTATATTTTATTCGTCTATTCTGGCATTTTTAATAATTTTAAGAAGCTATATAACTCATATACTGCAGTCACTTTTAGAGAATAAATATATATTTTATAGCGCAGTTTTAGCATTTATAGTTACTATCATTAGTTTTTTTATAACATATTTTTCAGGCTATAAGCTTGAAGGAGCTATTTATGCCATTTATGCAGGACACACTGTCTTTATATTAACAGGCTTTATTAAAATATCAAAAATATATAAGATAAAGCTGGACAATAAGTTCTATCATTATATAAAATCAATTTTGAGTTTTTCTACAGTTGTTTATTTTGTATCATTGGCAGCTTTTTTAGATAATAATATTGATTTGTTATTAGTGAATTATTTTTTAACAAAAGAAGATGTAGCTGTATATAATTATGCTATTAAAATAGCAGCTTTATTTTTATTAGTAGGGGCTAGTATTTCAAATGTAAGTTTTCCTAAAGTGGCTGCTTTATACAGTAAAAACGAAATGGAAAAAATCTCAGTATTGATGGAAAAAATTCTAAAAACAAATTTTTTTATTGTGATGATCTTGTCAATATTATTTTTATCGGTATCTAAAGATATTGTTGATTTTATATTACCTCCAGAATACAATAAGATCAATGATTTATTGTATCTGTTAGTGCCTGGAATAGTTTTGTTTGCTGGCTTCTTTTCAATAAAATTTCTATTCAATGCTATTAAAATGCCATCATTAGGACTTATTGTAGATTGGGGAGCGTTTTTTATAAATCTAATTTTAAGTCTATTATTAATACCTATATTTGGTTTAATTGGTGCAGCTGCAAGTACTATTACATCGTTTATATTCAGACCTATGATGTTAATATACCTAATTAATAAAAAAACAAAGATAAGTTATAATATCAAATATTTATATCTAATATTACCGTTATATTTTCTTTTTACTTTTTTTATATTTTTATTTGACAATAATGTAACTATTAAAGTGCTAATTGCTATAACATTTATTTGTATTTTAACTTTTATTATAAAGCCATATAACTATTTAAACTATAAATTTAAAGGAAACCATGATTAA
- a CDS encoding radical SAM protein, which yields MKICMIIPPKHNDEYVRRESKDASYSQQPFMPYTQPLHYALIKRDLDNVDISIIDAQLDNLTNEDVLKKLDEINPDIVITYLAWHCIENDRVVAETKYPTISMIVQQRVDQLEACEIYKLKSKYILYKEFELPLIEALKEFQASGKVEKTGGVIINENGNYRLTAYPGIYHLKDLPLPDFEAFRFSEYIKLREEISPTLRAKTAHLSTMKNCPFSCSFCGSSNDGSKTEYQTPAQVIEQLKYLNENYGISLFIFSCNIFTTNKKRAKAIAQGIIDANLKIKYSINDRVGNWDEEFAKLMARSGCYEVRCGVEAIDPIVQKVLSKPWDRDKLEEQFKIIHDAGIRVSTCFTTGVPGETRKSLDMNAKFISDVDADGFTTSPLFIMPSSPLYNKLKAENKLLTFEWHKYHELKELIYINDTYNNMEEILLAELYMKRKVYKYNMMRFDRGLKYIFKNLMKYIATFDVLKKITVFLLPKKMAASIKNILYFKQR from the coding sequence ATGAAAATATGTATGATAATACCACCAAAACATAATGATGAATATGTAAGAAGAGAATCTAAAGATGCAAGTTATTCTCAACAACCTTTTATGCCTTATACACAACCTCTTCATTACGCGTTAATTAAAAGAGATTTAGACAATGTAGATATTAGTATTATTGATGCTCAACTAGATAATTTAACAAATGAAGACGTTTTAAAAAAACTAGATGAGATCAATCCTGATATAGTAATAACTTATTTAGCTTGGCACTGTATAGAAAATGATAGAGTTGTTGCAGAGACAAAATATCCAACAATATCAATGATAGTACAACAAAGAGTAGATCAACTTGAAGCTTGTGAAATATATAAATTAAAAAGTAAATATATTTTATACAAGGAATTTGAACTACCGTTAATAGAAGCATTGAAAGAGTTCCAAGCAAGTGGAAAAGTAGAAAAAACCGGGGGAGTTATTATTAATGAAAATGGTAATTATAGATTAACTGCATATCCGGGTATTTATCATTTAAAGGACCTCCCTTTACCTGATTTTGAAGCGTTTAGGTTTTCAGAATATATAAAATTACGTGAAGAAATTTCACCTACATTAAGAGCAAAAACTGCTCATTTAAGTACAATGAAAAACTGTCCTTTTAGTTGTTCATTTTGTGGTAGTTCAAATGATGGATCAAAAACAGAGTATCAAACTCCTGCTCAAGTTATTGAGCAATTAAAATATCTAAATGAAAATTATGGAATCAGTTTATTTATCTTTTCTTGTAATATTTTTACAACTAATAAAAAAAGAGCTAAAGCAATAGCTCAAGGTATTATTGATGCAAACTTGAAAATAAAATATAGTATAAATGATAGAGTTGGGAACTGGGATGAAGAATTTGCTAAGCTTATGGCTAGATCAGGGTGTTATGAAGTTCGTTGTGGAGTAGAGGCAATTGACCCTATAGTACAAAAAGTACTTAGTAAACCATGGGATCGTGATAAATTAGAGGAACAATTTAAAATAATTCATGATGCAGGCATAAGAGTGAGTACATGTTTTACAACAGGTGTGCCTGGTGAAACAAGAAAGTCATTGGATATGAATGCTAAATTTATAAGTGATGTTGATGCTGATGGCTTTACAACAAGCCCTCTTTTTATAATGCCATCATCACCATTATATAATAAACTAAAAGCGGAAAATAAGCTACTTACTTTTGAGTGGCATAAGTATCACGAACTAAAAGAGTTAATATACATAAATGACACATACAATAATATGGAAGAGATATTATTGGCTGAATTATATATGAAAAGAAAAGTTTACAAATATAATATGATGAGGTTCGATAGAGGACTTAAGTATATATTTAAAAACTTAATGAAGTATATTGCTACATTTGATGTATTGAAAAAAATTACAGTTTTTTTACTTCCTAAAAAAATGGCTGCATCCATTAAAAATATATTATATTTTAAACAAAGATAA
- a CDS encoding MBOAT family protein produces MIFSSLEFIVFFIIYFLIHAVIPNKLRIFALLISSAVFYSFWKVSFLWLPFFLITIAHLGLQWILNGKKESKKIRLVTIIFLLVLPLAVFKYSNFLYQDIIGLFFEGTKKLVNDELPLGISFITFTLIAYVVDISTNRYTPKPNMTTATTYTVFFPHLIAGPIMRPKELIPQFIKYRFHTKWFYLGLFVFSIGLVKKVVFADQLGLVVEPIYKNSIEPLHSILDFWLAFYSFPIQIYCDFSGYTDMAIGLAFMLGIRFPINFNRPYLAASIAEFWHRWHITLSHWIRDYIYIPLGGNRKGLARQIYNLMIAMGIAGLWHGASWTFILWGLVHGVGIAFSHLIKYVKFLYFINFIPKWMKIFIVFHLISLSWVLFRAGDLQTFYYVLNGLIGVDVIDIQNIDLISSIMPLILILVILVLHPFDTLSRMRLANIKLRNISLFVYFAVISFMWIFSIVMGTGSSAEFIYFDF; encoded by the coding sequence ATGATTTTTAGTTCTCTTGAATTTATTGTTTTTTTTATTATTTACTTTTTGATTCATGCAGTAATTCCTAATAAGTTAAGAATATTTGCATTGTTAATATCAAGTGCTGTTTTTTATAGTTTTTGGAAGGTGAGCTTCTTATGGCTTCCATTTTTTTTAATAACAATTGCTCACTTAGGTTTGCAGTGGATATTAAATGGAAAAAAGGAATCAAAAAAAATTAGGTTAGTCACTATTATATTTTTACTAGTGTTACCGCTAGCAGTATTTAAATACAGCAACTTTTTATATCAAGATATTATAGGCCTTTTTTTTGAAGGAACTAAAAAACTGGTTAATGATGAATTACCATTGGGAATTTCATTTATTACATTTACACTTATAGCCTACGTAGTAGATATCTCCACAAATCGTTATACCCCAAAGCCAAATATGACAACTGCGACTACTTATACAGTTTTTTTCCCTCATTTAATTGCTGGTCCTATAATGAGGCCAAAAGAGCTAATTCCACAATTTATAAAATATCGTTTTCATACGAAATGGTTTTATTTAGGCTTATTTGTTTTTTCTATTGGATTAGTAAAAAAAGTAGTATTCGCTGATCAATTGGGTTTAGTAGTTGAGCCTATATATAAAAACTCTATAGAACCATTACATTCAATATTAGACTTTTGGCTTGCCTTTTATAGTTTTCCAATTCAAATATATTGCGATTTTTCTGGTTATACAGATATGGCTATAGGGTTGGCATTTATGTTAGGAATACGTTTTCCAATCAATTTCAATCGTCCATACTTAGCTGCTTCTATTGCTGAATTTTGGCATAGATGGCATATAACGCTTTCACATTGGATCAGGGATTATATATATATTCCTTTAGGTGGAAATAGAAAAGGTTTAGCAAGGCAGATATATAATTTAATGATAGCTATGGGAATAGCTGGATTATGGCATGGGGCAAGTTGGACATTTATATTATGGGGATTAGTTCACGGAGTTGGTATTGCTTTTTCGCATCTAATTAAATATGTAAAGTTTTTATACTTTATTAACTTTATACCAAAATGGATGAAAATTTTTATAGTATTTCATTTGATTTCATTAAGTTGGGTATTATTTAGGGCAGGTGATTTACAAACTTTTTATTATGTGCTGAATGGTTTAATAGGTGTGGATGTAATAGATATACAAAATATTGATTTAATTTCATCTATTATGCCTCTAATATTAATATTGGTTATATTAGTATTACACCCTTTTGATACTTTATCTAGAATGAGATTAGCAAATATAAAACTAAGAAATATAAGCCTTTTTGTTTATTTCGCAGTTATATCTTTTATGTGGATATTCTCTATTGTAATGGGAACAGGGAGTTCTGCTGAATTTATTTATTTTGATTTTTAG
- a CDS encoding SGNH/GDSL hydrolase family protein — MIVLKNLLLSVVSILILLFMIEGALRLKNSNMKNYDIEMWKYAKELKRSHPILGHIHLTNKSAILQGVKISLNSYGMRSLEPTKDYKRRILFLGSSITLGWGVNYDETMVAKLQAKFNDLNSSTEVLNGAIGNYNTVRYTELFFEKFTELKPTDIVVHYFINDAEVLPLGGGNWFLRNSQLAVTLWIAYQRVIATGNKGLIDHYDKVYNPQYEGYIKMKKALEKLSKYAKENKINLYLAMSPDIHFLKDYPFKKQHKQMDELAQSLEYKFIDLFPSLEGIPFIEAQAMPGDAHPNSKVHELMANEIFKALEK; from the coding sequence ATGATTGTTTTGAAGAATTTACTTTTATCAGTAGTTAGTATTTTAATTCTTTTATTTATGATTGAAGGTGCATTAAGATTAAAAAATAGCAATATGAAGAATTATGATATAGAGATGTGGAAATATGCAAAAGAATTAAAAAGATCACATCCTATATTAGGGCATATTCATCTAACAAATAAAAGTGCAATTTTACAAGGTGTTAAGATATCATTGAATTCGTATGGAATGCGTTCGTTAGAACCAACAAAAGATTATAAAAGAAGAATTTTATTTCTTGGTTCATCAATTACTTTAGGATGGGGTGTAAACTATGATGAAACAATGGTTGCTAAACTACAAGCCAAATTTAATGATTTAAATTCAAGTACTGAGGTTTTAAATGGGGCTATAGGAAATTATAATACAGTACGATATACTGAATTATTCTTTGAAAAATTCACAGAACTTAAACCAACAGACATAGTAGTACATTATTTTATTAATGATGCGGAAGTGCTACCTTTAGGTGGAGGAAACTGGTTTTTAAGAAACTCTCAATTAGCTGTAACTCTTTGGATTGCATATCAACGCGTAATTGCAACTGGCAATAAAGGTTTAATAGACCATTATGATAAAGTATATAATCCTCAATATGAAGGTTATATAAAAATGAAAAAAGCTTTAGAAAAACTATCTAAATATGCAAAAGAGAATAAAATAAATCTGTATTTAGCTATGAGCCCTGATATACATTTTTTAAAAGATTATCCTTTTAAAAAGCAACACAAACAGATGGATGAATTGGCTCAAAGTTTAGAATATAAATTTATTGATTTATTTCCTTCACTAGAAGGAATACCTTTTATTGAAGCCCAAGCTATGCCTGGTGATGCACATCCAAACTCTAAAGTTCATGAACTTATGGCTAATGAAATTTTTAAAGCATTAGAAAAATAA
- a CDS encoding carbamoyltransferase, producing MYILGISAYYHDSGVALINDEHIVAAVQEERFTRVKQDDSFPKESIKYCLKEAGINLEDIDYIAFYDKPFIKFERLLETYLTEAPRGFRSFLMSMPIWLKDKLFLKETLAREFKDLFEELNPDSNEKELKSFKSKIIEKFMFGEHHQSHASSAFYPSPYEEAAILTIDGVGEWATTSIAYGKNNKIEFLKEIHFPHSLGLLYSAFTYYTGFKVNSGEYKVMGLAPYGKPIYSNIIKDKIIDIKEDGSFKLDMSYFNYTTGLTMTSEKFHKLFGTPPREREGDLTQREMDLAASIQDVTEEIMIKLARHAKEITGSKNLCMAGGVALNCVGNGKLLKENIFDNIWIQPAAGDAGGALGGAYSVYYQELSNKRSINLNELDKMQGSYLGPRYSNEEIKEYLDSVDAKYEFIENEENLVDIVANELASEKVVGWHYDRMEFGPRSLGHRSIIGDARSKKMQSIMNLKIKYRESFRPFAPSVLREKVSEWYELDVDSPYMLLVAPVKKEKQYKMTEEEEKLFGIEKLNIPRSEIPAVTHIDYSARIQTVHKETNPRYHKLISKFEDKTGCATIVNTSFNVRGEPIVCSPEDSYRCFMRTEMDLLVIDNYVLYKEKQPEYEDKGNWKDEFELD from the coding sequence ATGTATATACTTGGAATATCTGCATATTATCATGATAGTGGTGTAGCACTTATAAATGATGAACATATTGTTGCTGCTGTTCAGGAAGAACGCTTTACAAGAGTAAAACAAGATGATTCTTTTCCAAAAGAATCAATTAAATATTGTTTGAAAGAAGCTGGAATCAATTTAGAAGATATAGATTACATAGCTTTTTATGATAAACCGTTTATAAAGTTTGAAAGACTTCTTGAAACATATTTAACAGAAGCACCTAGAGGTTTTAGATCATTTTTAATGTCTATGCCTATTTGGTTAAAAGATAAACTATTTTTGAAAGAAACTTTAGCTAGAGAGTTTAAAGACCTGTTTGAAGAACTGAATCCAGACTCTAATGAGAAGGAATTAAAAAGTTTTAAATCAAAAATTATAGAAAAGTTTATGTTTGGCGAACACCACCAAAGTCACGCTTCAAGTGCTTTTTATCCAAGTCCTTATGAAGAAGCAGCAATTTTAACAATTGATGGTGTGGGTGAATGGGCAACTACATCTATTGCATATGGTAAAAACAATAAAATAGAGTTTTTAAAAGAGATCCACTTTCCGCATTCCTTAGGTCTTTTATACTCAGCATTTACATATTACACCGGATTTAAAGTAAATAGTGGAGAGTATAAGGTTATGGGCTTAGCTCCATATGGAAAACCGATATATTCTAATATAATCAAAGATAAAATTATAGATATTAAAGAAGACGGTTCTTTTAAACTTGATATGAGCTATTTTAATTATACAACCGGACTTACAATGACAAGTGAAAAATTTCATAAGTTATTTGGTACACCTCCAAGAGAACGTGAGGGAGATCTTACTCAAAGAGAGATGGATTTAGCTGCTTCTATTCAAGATGTGACAGAAGAAATAATGATTAAACTTGCCCGTCATGCAAAAGAGATCACAGGAAGTAAAAATTTATGTATGGCTGGTGGAGTTGCACTTAATTGTGTAGGTAATGGGAAACTACTTAAAGAAAATATTTTTGATAATATTTGGATTCAGCCTGCTGCTGGAGATGCTGGTGGAGCATTGGGTGGGGCTTACTCTGTGTATTATCAAGAACTAAGCAATAAAAGAAGTATCAATCTAAATGAATTGGATAAAATGCAAGGTTCATACTTAGGACCTAGGTATTCAAATGAAGAGATTAAAGAGTATCTTGATAGTGTGGATGCAAAATATGAATTTATTGAAAATGAAGAAAATTTAGTTGATATAGTGGCAAATGAACTTGCTTCAGAAAAAGTTGTTGGTTGGCATTACGATAGGATGGAATTTGGACCAAGATCATTAGGGCATCGTAGTATTATAGGTGATGCTAGAAGTAAAAAAATGCAATCAATTATGAACTTAAAAATAAAGTATAGAGAGAGCTTTAGACCTTTTGCTCCATCAGTACTTCGTGAAAAAGTTAGTGAATGGTATGAATTAGATGTTGATAGCCCTTATATGCTTTTGGTTGCACCTGTAAAAAAAGAAAAGCAGTATAAAATGACTGAAGAAGAAGAAAAATTATTCGGTATTGAAAAACTAAATATTCCAAGAAGTGAAATACCTGCTGTAACTCATATAGACTATAGTGCTAGGATACAAACAGTACATAAGGAAACAAATCCTAGATATCATAAGCTTATATCAAAATTTGAAGACAAAACAGGATGTGCGACAATTGTGAATACATCTTTTAATGTTAGAGGTGAACCGATAGTATGTAGTCCAGAAGACAGTTATAGATGTTTTATGAGAACAGAAATGGATCTTCTTGTGATTGATAACTATGTTCTTTACAAAGAAAAACAACCTGAGTATGAAGATAAAGGGAACTGGAAGGATGAGTTTGAACTGGATTAA
- a CDS encoding DUF5989 family protein: protein MSMLKELWSFMKVRKKFWLAPIIVIMLGLGALIVLSQGSAVAPFVYTLF from the coding sequence ATGTCAATGTTAAAAGAATTATGGTCCTTTATGAAAGTAAGAAAGAAGTTTTGGTTAGCACCAATAATTGTAATTATGCTTGGTTTAGGTGCTTTAATAGTATTGTCTCAAGGTAGTGCTGTTGCACCTTTCGTTTACACACTGTTTTAA
- a CDS encoding SxtJ family membrane protein gives MSTIKIKDIKIFTFIWIAIFATIFFYQLVKYNNFIPIVLVIIISLILTVLFKPVLLSKPYTLWIKFGEFIGNIMSKIIMSVLYFGLFTPVSILLKIFGKDLLRKKMDKKESTYWISRETQPQSMKNQF, from the coding sequence ATGTCAACAATAAAAATAAAAGATATAAAAATATTTACCTTTATTTGGATCGCTATATTTGCTACAATATTTTTTTATCAATTAGTTAAATATAATAATTTTATACCAATAGTTTTAGTAATTATAATATCATTAATTTTGACAGTTTTATTTAAACCAGTATTGTTGTCAAAACCATATACTTTATGGATTAAATTTGGTGAGTTTATTGGTAATATAATGTCTAAAATTATTATGTCTGTTTTGTATTTTGGACTATTTACACCGGTTTCTATTTTACTTAAAATATTTGGAAAAGATTTGTTAAGAAAAAAAATGGATAAGAAGGAATCTACTTATTGGATTAGTAGAGAGACACAGCCTCAATCAATGAAAAATCAATTTTAG
- the cysQ gene encoding 3'(2'),5'-bisphosphate nucleotidase CysQ, giving the protein MLEKINIEDIKKLALEAGEAILKIYKKDFNVDYKDDKSPLTEADLKSNEIICSKLNELYPNIPIMSEENKQVEYVLRKNWEYYWCVDPIDGTKEFIKKNDEFTVNIALIHHDTPVLGVVYAPALGDMYSAKSEYGSFKNGKKLPLYVNNKANEKLTVVASKSHLSNETKDFINSLDAKEIEQVSKGSSLKLCMVAEGIADIYPRLAPTMEWDTAAADAIVREAGKMTYQFGLNQPIVYNKESLLNPWFIVQ; this is encoded by the coding sequence ATGCTTGAAAAAATTAATATTGAAGATATTAAAAAATTAGCTTTAGAAGCAGGAGAAGCTATACTTAAAATATATAAGAAAGATTTCAATGTTGATTATAAAGATGATAAATCACCATTAACAGAAGCTGATTTAAAATCAAATGAAATAATATGTTCTAAACTAAATGAGCTTTATCCAAATATTCCAATTATGTCTGAGGAAAATAAACAAGTAGAGTATGTTTTAAGAAAAAATTGGGAATATTACTGGTGTGTAGACCCAATAGACGGGACAAAAGAGTTTATTAAAAAAAATGATGAGTTTACTGTTAATATTGCATTGATACATCATGATACACCAGTATTAGGCGTGGTTTATGCTCCGGCTTTAGGTGATATGTATAGTGCTAAGAGTGAATATGGTTCTTTTAAAAATGGAAAAAAACTTCCATTATATGTTAATAATAAAGCAAATGAAAAACTAACTGTAGTAGCATCTAAGTCACACCTTTCAAATGAAACAAAAGATTTTATTAACTCTTTAGATGCTAAAGAGATTGAACAGGTATCAAAAGGAAGCAGCCTAAAACTTTGTATGGTTGCAGAAGGTATAGCTGATATATATCCAAGACTTGCACCTACTATGGAATGGGATACTGCAGCAGCAGATGCAATAGTGAGAGAAGCCGGAAAAATGACTTATCAGTTTGGATTAAATCAACCAATTGTTTATAATAAAGAAAGTTTACTAAATCCTTGGTTTATAGTACAATAG
- the cysC gene encoding adenylyl-sulfate kinase, which yields MSDNQHIVWHEHHVSKEERSKMKNQKSCILWFSGLSGSGKSTIANAVESKLLELNKHTYLLDGDNIRMGLNKGLSFSDEDRIENIRRIGEVAKLFVDSGTIVLSAFISPFKEDRNSVRKLVENGEFIEVFIDTPIEVCEKRDPKGLYEKARNGEIPNFTGISSPYEVPETAEIVIQNDGISIEDASTMVIEYLKNHGYLNA from the coding sequence ATGTCAGATAATCAACATATAGTGTGGCATGAACATCATGTGTCAAAAGAAGAAAGATCTAAAATGAAGAATCAAAAATCTTGTATATTATGGTTTTCAGGGCTTAGTGGGAGTGGTAAGTCAACTATTGCAAATGCAGTTGAGAGTAAACTTTTAGAACTGAACAAGCATACATATCTATTAGATGGTGATAATATTCGCATGGGATTAAATAAAGGTCTTTCTTTTTCAGATGAAGATAGAATAGAAAATATTCGTCGAATAGGAGAAGTTGCAAAGCTTTTTGTGGATAGTGGCACTATTGTTTTAAGTGCATTTATTTCACCATTTAAAGAGGATAGAAATAGTGTCCGTAAGTTAGTTGAAAATGGAGAATTTATAGAAGTATTTATAGATACTCCCATTGAAGTATGTGAAAAACGAGATCCTAAAGGTCTATATGAAAAAGCAAGAAATGGTGAAATACCAAACTTTACAGGTATAAGTTCACCATATGAAGTTCCTGAAACAGCTGAAATAGTTATTCAAAATGATGGAATAAGTATAGAAGATGCTTCAACTATGGTAATTGAATATCTTAAAAATCATGGATATTTAAATGCTTGA
- the cysC gene encoding adenylyl-sulfate kinase — protein sequence MYKDTNKRSIVKGISWRIFATTTTVIIVYIFFGRLDLAIAAGVLETVAKVGLYWAHERAWVKIRWGRKKIEPFNLWFTGLPLSGKTTIADSVFKELKKLDIPLERLDSKDIRDLVPGVGFTREDRNRHMHRIGHLIKTLQNNSVSTVASFVSPYRESRKAIREMVKNNVVVYVKTDIETCKARDYKGVYEKAISGELKNFSGINDVYEEPQHAEVIINTDEKSVEEATVEIVKYIKKKYVR from the coding sequence ATGTATAAAGATACTAACAAACGTTCAATAGTTAAAGGTATAAGCTGGAGGATTTTTGCTACAACAACTACGGTTATAATAGTATATATATTTTTTGGAAGGCTTGATTTAGCTATAGCAGCAGGTGTGCTTGAAACAGTAGCTAAAGTTGGACTTTACTGGGCACATGAGAGAGCTTGGGTTAAAATCAGATGGGGAAGAAAAAAAATAGAACCATTTAATTTATGGTTTACAGGATTACCTTTAAGTGGAAAAACTACTATTGCTGATTCTGTATTTAAAGAATTAAAGAAATTAGATATTCCATTAGAACGTTTAGACTCTAAAGATATAAGGGATCTAGTTCCAGGAGTTGGATTTACTAGAGAAGATAGAAATAGGCATATGCATAGAATAGGCCATTTAATAAAAACATTACAAAATAATTCAGTTTCCACAGTTGCATCTTTTGTAAGTCCATATAGAGAGTCTCGTAAAGCAATCCGTGAAATGGTTAAAAATAATGTTGTAGTATATGTAAAAACAGATATTGAAACTTGTAAAGCACGTGATTATAAAGGTGTATATGAAAAAGCTATTAGCGGTGAATTGAAAAACTTTTCAGGTATAAACGATGTATATGAAGAACCACAACATGCAGAAGTAATCATAAATACTGACGAAAAAAGTGTTGAAGAAGCTACAGTAGAAATAGTAAAATATATAAAGAAGAAGTATGTCAGATAA